A stretch of the Neofelis nebulosa isolate mNeoNeb1 chromosome 1, mNeoNeb1.pri, whole genome shotgun sequence genome encodes the following:
- the CCDC122 gene encoding coiled-coil domain-containing protein 122 isoform X2, with protein sequence MIRYNEYYAKIKEHKDSLWEAGSKRSFMTTLHEKRDLVRKLKTMKEELMQNLKNPEGNHIKQAQEDIIKLKAKIIAVKESIIEKTFFLEEEEKTHEKLRKEIEVQHKRYNAILKRLHCQVNKLRSNRRQWQSNIQQLEKTAAELRKRIGMKY encoded by the exons ATGATAAGATATAATGAAtattatgcaaaaataaaagagcataAAGATAGTTTGTGGGAGGCTGGAAGCAAAAGGTCATTCATGACTACACTCCATGAAAAACGAGATCTTgttagaaaactaaaaacaatgaaagaggaACTTATGCAAAATCTCAAAAATCCAGAAGGAAACCACATAAAACAAGCACAG GAAGACATTATAAAGCTGAAGGCTAAAATTATAGCTGTAAAAGAATCTATCATTGAAAAAACTTTCTttcttgaggaagaagaaaagacacatgaaaaattaagaaaagaaatagag GTACAACATAAGAGATATAATGCAATTCTTAAGCGTTTGCATTGTCAAGTGAACAAGCTTCGGTCAAATAGAAGACAATGGCAATCGAACATTCAACAACTGGAAAAAACTGCCGCTGAACTGAGAAAACGCATTGGAATGAAATACTAA